One Anastrepha obliqua isolate idAnaObli1 chromosome 6, idAnaObli1_1.0, whole genome shotgun sequence DNA window includes the following coding sequences:
- the LOC129249800 gene encoding putative nuclease HARBI1: MGHNTLSKIFRSTLSSMEETLCNQWISFEKNFQPCKEWFHEKYNFPGIVGAVDGTHLMLLRPIENEHIYFNRKGKHSINAMIVNIYLH, encoded by the exons ATGGGGCATAATACTCTGTCGAAGATATTTCGCAGCACATTATCGTCGATGGAAGAAACTCTATGCAACCAATGGATATCTTTCGAAAAAAACTTCCAGCCGTGCAAAGAGTGGTTCCATGAAAAATATAACTTTCCGGGAA TTGTTGGTGCCGTAGATGGTACTCATTTAATGCTGTTGAGGCCTATTGAGAACGAACATATATACTTCAACAGGAAAGGAAAGCATAGTATAAACGCGAtgattgtaaatatatacttacacTAG
- the LOC129249776 gene encoding putative nuclease HARBI1, which yields MGHSTLSKIFRSTLSSMEETLCNQWISFEKNFQPCKEWFHEKYNFPGIVGAVDGTHLMLLRPIENEHIYFNRKGKHSINAMIVNIYLH from the exons ATGGGGCATAGTACTCTGTCGAAGATATTTCGCAGCACATTATCGTCGATGGAAGAAACTCTATGCAACCAATGGATATCTTTCGAAAAAAACTTCCAGCCGTGCAAAGAGTGGTTCCATGAAAAATATAACTTTCCGGGAA TTGTTGGTGCCGTAGATGGTACTCATTTAATGCTGTTGAGGCCTATTGAGAACGAACATATATACTTCAACAGGAAAGGAAAGCATAGTATAAACGCGAtgattgtaaatatatacttacacTAG